ATGCTAAAAGAATGTATGATTCACGCATTATAAAGAAAGAGAAATGATCAAACATGCTGTTCAACGTGGACAGTTGACAGGCGGGGCAACGTTTGTTGATGAAATCGAAAAAAAGCTTAACAGGCGGATTGAATCACGCGGGCAAGGTCGTCCTAAAAAAGATGAAGTATTCTGCTCGGCACAGAGAAAATAAATCTGTCCCCTTTTTTTTATTTTGAAAGTTCTGGAAATTTTGAAATCATATACAATGGATAATTAAATATACGTTTTTGATTGTCACAGCCGAATTTATTTCCGGTAAATTTTATGGCGTAAGCCGGATGATATTTGGTTATAAACGCCTGCAAACTTTTGGCTTTGGTGTTAAACCCGGCTTTTACCTCCACCGGGATGATGTTTCCGTTCACTTCGAGCACAAATTCTATTTCAGAACTCCTGCCTGACCAGGTGACGATTTCATTGAAACCGTATGCGCATAACTCCTGCATTACAAAGTTTTCAGCAAAGTAACCCTTGTAAGAACCATAATCATAACGCATAATGCTTGCCGGATTTAGGTTAATCATGGCGCCAAGCAAGCCGATGTCAAACAAGAAGAGTTTGAAGCTGTTTTCCTTTGCACCGGCCATAAGCGGTATGGACGGATGTAAATTTGTATTGACTTTTAATGCAAGTCCCGCCTTGATCAACCACTCTACGGGATCTGCAAGGTGCTCATAGCTTCTATATCCTTTGGAAATGACGTCCTTGAATTTGAATTTCTTTGATTTTTTGTCCTGTGTATTTGACAGTTGAAGAGGTATCGCCCTGAATACGCGCTCAATATGACGGGAATTCGTACTCCCTGCATACTTCGAAAAATCGTTATTATAATGAAGAATGAGCTGCTTCTGGAGTTGCCTAACGTTCCTGAATGCTTCAAGCGGCGTATCCTTATTGGCACAGTATTGACTGATGACTTCAGGCATCCCTCCCGTAACGAAATACCCTTTCAGCAAGTCAAAAAGACGTCTGTGATAAATATCGTCGATCTTTCCGCCTCTGAAATTCATTAAAAACATCAGCGCCATTTCTTCGTCTGTTCCGGCAAGATATTCTTCAAAATTCATTGGATACATATGAACACTTTCAACCTTTCCGATGGGAAACGGTTCATCACTATGCGCAACGCCCAGATTTGAACCGGCGGCTGCAACCGCCAGCCTGCTCATATTCTCGTAGAAGTACCTCAGGGCGGTTATGGCCCTGGGAATTGCCTGTATTTCATCAAGGATCAAGATATCCGTTTCAGTATTAATCGACTTTCCGGAAACAAAGCTCAATTTGTCGATTAACTGCTTCGGGTCTAAGGGCGAATCATTAAAAATAGTGGCAAGATCGACTTTTGATGCTTCAAGGTCAAAATAGTGTGTGTGACTAAAATGGTTTCTGGCAAATTTTATAAGAACATATGTTTTCCCGACTTGTCTTGCCCCTTGCAGAAGGAGGGGTTTTCGGTGTGTTTTGTTTTTCCATTGGCGCAATTTTGATTCAATTATCCTTTTCATAACCAGAGTCCACCTCACTACTACTTCACGGTCTTAACCCGTGAACTGTTAAAAAATATCAGAAAATAAAGAAAAACGCAAGAAATATGTAGATATATATCAAGAAAATGGCAGGGAATAAATATATGAAAAAAGGGGACAGATTTATTTAAATTTCTTGAACAGGTTTTGGTTTTAAATTATTCTTATAACATGAATAGTCAGCAGAAAAAAATAGGACAGCTTAAGGAGTATTTTAAAAAGAAATGGAAATGGTCTATATGTCAAGACCAAATTTAATCTTTTTTAAGGTGCATTTCCTTTATCATGTCACAGCTAACTTGGTTTGACGATAAGCCTCAAGAGATGTATCGTACTCATTTAATGGTTTATGCAGTCTTTAATAAATATGATGAAAAAAATAATGGTTGAGAAGATATATTTGATGCGTCATGGATTGACAGAGTCCAATAAGAAGAAGATCTATGCAGGCGGCAGTATGGAAGGGTTATGTGATAAGGGTATGGAAAAGTTATTTGATGTGGCAGAAAAACTTGAGGGATTTCAGATAGAAAAGATTATTTCGAGTCCTGTGCGCAGGGCTGTTCAGAGTGCTGTGATAATAAACAGTTTCTTAAACTTGAATATTGAGATAGAGGATAAGTTTAAAGAGATCCAGATGGGACCGTGGGAGGGACTTTCTGAGGATGAGGTTATTAAAGAGTATCCGGAAGAGTGGAAAATATGGAATACAAAGCCTTCAGAGCTCAGGATAAATGATAGAGAGACTCTGGCAGAGCTTCAGTTCAGGGCTGTAGATGGGATTAAGAGGCTGTCTGATAAGGCCGAAAGCTTTGTTCTTCTTGTTGTTACTCATACTGCTGTAATACGAGTGCTGTATCTTTATTATAATGAGATGCCCCTTGATGAGTACAGGAAAATTGATGTCCCGAATAATTCAATATTTCTTCTTGATAATAAACATATATCGCAAGTTCATCTGAAGTGAATAAGTCACATTAATTTGAATCATTTATGAGGAATAGCTATAAATTTATATACTGAAAAAATATGAAATAATTGATATACTGCCGAGTAACCGAATGATCACATACTGAAGGAAGAGGCATTGTTAGTATGAAAAGAACAATAATTATTATTCCTATATTTCTTATTATCACAGTTTCAAGCATGTTTGGGCAATCGTACAGAACATTTGCTTCGGAACTTAGTTGGATTACAGAGAATGCGCGCTGGAAGATTGGCCCATTCAGAATCTATCCGAGGCTTCAATTCAGAGATATTGGCTATGACGATAATGTATACTATCAGAGGGAGGAAACAGGGCCGGTTTCTGATTATACTGCCACATTTTCTCCAGAAATAAGGACTTATCTTCTCTTTCGTAATTATCTGATTCTCTCTTTTTCAGAAAATCCTGAATATGTTTACTATGTAAAAGAAAGCAGAGAAAGGCGCTGGAACAACTCATTGACTCCTTCGTTTAAACTGCTGCTGCTTGGCAGGTTTGTTGTTGGAGGTGGATATTCTTACAGCAATATAAGATGGCGTGCT
The Anaerolineae bacterium DNA segment above includes these coding regions:
- a CDS encoding AAA family ATPase, coding for MKRIIESKLRQWKNKTHRKPLLLQGARQVGKTYVLIKFARNHFSHTHYFDLEASKVDLATIFNDSPLDPKQLIDKLSFVSGKSINTETDILILDEIQAIPRAITALRYFYENMSRLAVAAAGSNLGVAHSDEPFPIGKVESVHMYPMNFEEYLAGTDEEMALMFLMNFRGGKIDDIYHRRLFDLLKGYFVTGGMPEVISQYCANKDTPLEAFRNVRQLQKQLILHYNNDFSKYAGSTNSRHIERVFRAIPLQLSNTQDKKSKKFKFKDVISKGYRSYEHLADPVEWLIKAGLALKVNTNLHPSIPLMAGAKENSFKLFLFDIGLLGAMINLNPASIMRYDYGSYKGYFAENFVMQELCAYGFNEIVTWSGRSSEIEFVLEVNGNIIPVEVKAGFNTKAKSLQAFITKYHPAYAIKFTGNKFGCDNQKRIFNYPLYMISKFPELSK
- a CDS encoding histidine phosphatase family protein, which codes for MMKKIMVEKIYLMRHGLTESNKKKIYAGGSMEGLCDKGMEKLFDVAEKLEGFQIEKIISSPVRRAVQSAVIINSFLNLNIEIEDKFKEIQMGPWEGLSEDEVIKEYPEEWKIWNTKPSELRINDRETLAELQFRAVDGIKRLSDKAESFVLLVVTHTAVIRVLYLYYNEMPLDEYRKIDVPNNSIFLLDNKHISQVHLK